ATGTGATTGGGGTGAGTAAGCGCTGACAATGAACCATAAGGCCTGAGCGAGAAGACTATAGCATGTCTTTTTTATATTAATACGGGCTGATCTAGCACTAAGCTCGTATTAATTATTAATCCTGACTATTTTAGATTATTCAAACTTATTCATTATAGATCACTAACTGATCTAACCTTGATCGTCCCTTGATCAAAACAAATTCACTACCTGATCACAATTTATCCACAAATATGATGCTTTGATCATAACTGTGTGGATAAGATCGCGAATAACACTTGATCAAACTCTGATCAATTCAAGGATAATTTTACGAGTATTTAAGACCTGTGTATAAATGACGATCTATTCCTCAGCTTGATCAAAGTTTGATCAAAGATTGATCACTAGTTATTAAGTTTGTAGATAATTGATCTGTATAATGTTTTTTAGCTTTTCCACAGGATCAGCCGATCCTAATAAAAATAAAAACAAGATCTTTATATAAAGATCTTTATATATATTTATGCGATCAGAATTGATCAAAAATCTTTATACTGATCACCTCTAAACTAATTAAGATATTATTAAATAAACCTTATTTTTTTAGTTTTCATGATCAATAATTGGACATTGATTCAAGAAAAACGATCAAAGTTTGATCAGGAAAAAACCATAAAAATGATGGTTCACTAAAATTAAATTGCGATCTAAGCCAGATCCTGATTCCATTTCATTAACTTTGTCTATAAAATAGCCGCCCTTTTTTCTTCAGCTAGGTGTGTGGAGATCTATGTCAGTATTTGAACAACATTTTGATGTGATTGTCGTTGGTGGCGGTCATGCTGGAACAGAAGCAGCAATGGCAGCTGCGCGTATGAAACAAAGTACATTGTTGCTTACTCATAATGTTGAAACATTAGGTCAAATGTCATGCAATCCGGCAATAGGTGGCATAGGTAAAGGCCATCTAGTGAAAGAAATTGATGCGCTCGGCGGATTAATGGCTAAAGCCACCGACAAAGGCGGTATTCAATTTAGAACCTTAAATATTAGTAAAGGACCAGCCGTTCGCGCCACGCGTGCGCAAGCTGATAGATTGTTATACAAAGCCGCCGTACGAGAAGCACTAGAAAATCAAGAAAACTTATTGATCTTTCAACAAGCGGTTGACGATTTAATTGTTGAAAACGACACAGTAACCGGTGTTGTAACCCAAATGGGTTTAAAGTTTAAAGCTAAATCTGTTGTGCTAACAGTGGGTACTTTTTTAGGTGGCCAAATCCATATTGGCTTAGAAAACTATCGTGGTGGTCGAGCGGGTGATCCACCATCAATAGCATTAGCCAATCGCTTACGTGAACTACCATTTCGCGTTGGTCGTTTAAAAACGGGTACCCCGCCGCGTATTGATGCTCGCAGTGTTGATTTCTCTGTTATGCAAGAGCAACCCGGTGATAATCCGACTCCTGTGTTTTCGTTTATGGGTAAACGTAGCGATCATCCACAGCAAATACCTTGTTATATTACGCATACCAATGAAACCACCCATGACATTATTCGTGGCGGCTTAGATCGCTCACCTATGTATTCTGGTGTTATCGAGGGTATTGGTCCACGTTATTGCCCGTCGATTGAAGATAAAATTATGCGATTTGCCGATAAAAATTCGCATCAAATTTTTATTGAACCCGAAGGTCTAACCACGCACGAGTTATATCCTAATGGTATTTCTACCAGTTTACCGTTTGATGTTCAGCTAAACCTAGTTCGCTCAATTAGTGGTATGGAAAACGCCCATATTACTCGTCCGGGTTATGCGATTGAATATGATTTCTTTGATCCGCGTGATTTAAAACAAACGCTAGAAACAAAATTTATTAATAACCTGTTTTTTGCTGGCCAAATTAACGGCACCACAGGTTATGAAGAAGCAGGTGCTCAAGGTTTGTTAGCCGGTACCA
This genomic window from Saccharobesus litoralis contains:
- the mnmG gene encoding tRNA uridine-5-carboxymethylaminomethyl(34) synthesis enzyme MnmG; the encoded protein is MSVFEQHFDVIVVGGGHAGTEAAMAAARMKQSTLLLTHNVETLGQMSCNPAIGGIGKGHLVKEIDALGGLMAKATDKGGIQFRTLNISKGPAVRATRAQADRLLYKAAVREALENQENLLIFQQAVDDLIVENDTVTGVVTQMGLKFKAKSVVLTVGTFLGGQIHIGLENYRGGRAGDPPSIALANRLRELPFRVGRLKTGTPPRIDARSVDFSVMQEQPGDNPTPVFSFMGKRSDHPQQIPCYITHTNETTHDIIRGGLDRSPMYSGVIEGIGPRYCPSIEDKIMRFADKNSHQIFIEPEGLTTHELYPNGISTSLPFDVQLNLVRSISGMENAHITRPGYAIEYDFFDPRDLKQTLETKFINNLFFAGQINGTTGYEEAGAQGLLAGTNAALRAQEKDDFIIRRDQGYLGVLVDDLITMGTKEPYRMFTSRAEYRLLLREDNADIRLTEAGRHLGLVGDEQWQVFNEKLEAIEQERQRLKTTWVHKEHECLSQLNPMLKNPISREASLEDLIRRPEVTYDKLMTIEGLGPKIDNEQAAEQVEIQIKYAGYIARQQDEIEKQLRNENTILPSEFDYAGVKGLSNEVIAKLNDHKPQTIGQASRISGVTPAAISLLLISLKKQGLLKRSA